A genome region from Nocardia sp. NBC_00565 includes the following:
- a CDS encoding ATP-binding protein has protein sequence MAITGRFADSRAVRNLLDNATHYATTITVRLRRDDRHAHIEIADDGPG, from the coding sequence ATGGCTATCACGGGGCGGTTTGCAGACTCGCGCGCGGTGCGCAACCTGCTCGACAACGCCACTCACTACGCCACCACCATCACCGTCCGCCTCCGACGCGACGATCGCCACGCCCACATCGAGATCGCCGACGACGGACCCGGCTAG
- a CDS encoding protein kinase domain-containing protein: MTADDPLRTRRDVMTPVTADLSASGFEDAEEVGHGGFGAVYRCRQVVLDRTVAVKVLTAELDEDNQARFLREQRAMGRLTGHPNIVPVLQVGVTASGRPYLVMPYYPLDSLDAWIRRQGPLPVETVLWIGVRIAGALENAHQFGIVHRDVKPGNILLTDYGEPALTDFGIARIADAFQTSAGTLTGSPAFTAPEALDGDTPTPAADVYGLGATLFAALTGHAAFERGSGEQVVAQFLRITSQPVPDLRESGIPDDVSAVVESAMSRDPRQRPSAAAVGEAIGQVQLRHGYPVGEMALHVTPARGLLDHLSPMRVSAPSPRAGGRGNTGDLPLELTSFVDRRTETSEVKNLLSTSRLVTLTGIGGVGKTRLALRAAAHARRDFADGVWVIELADVRDPALLVDVVAATLGLLDQPDRPLLDVLVHFLSSREMLLVLDNCEQVVEASAELVETLLVTCPSLRILVTSREPLDIAGEVMVRVLPLPVPDPDREPALRGLPKYDAVTLFADRAAAVVPGFELSEDNKTTVARICSRLDGLPLAIELAAARMRAMSPDQILQRLTDRYALLTRSSRTAPARQQTLRWCIDWSYELCTPVEQRMWARLSVFAGGFELDAAEQVCGADLAPENLLDVLSGLVDKSIVIREVEVSDAAVRFRMFETVRDYGREKLQGTDEDRDLRRRHRDWYQRLATDAEAGWISDRQLDLLARLEREQPNLRDVLESCLADDSAEAADAGLRIAAALFLFWSFRGQYSEGRRWLDRVLAHPAAHSIPDRVKALHTSTIMAAVQGDLRRAATFVEQARALAGQDPAPTIQALAASAEGALAMYRGELDRAVSTLRPTLEVFESSRPRYLYLAALSLLGWAYAGQGDTRRAIEYHEQIRSITEACGESLFRSTTLWGMGVITWQRREPSHAQELLLESLRINRRVHSSFVAALDLEGLAWTVADGNGERAAVLMGAAENLLRSTAGVATFLQDLSHFHDESERTVRRALGDRGFDAAFRRGQAMGMDAAVAYALGEEPPTVTPPAAGLKLTKRERQVADLVAQGLTNKQIAAKLVLSQRTAQGHVEHILSKLGFTSRTQIAAWIVDETQQESS; this comes from the coding sequence ATGACAGCTGATGATCCGCTCCGGACCCGCCGCGATGTGATGACACCCGTCACGGCTGATTTGAGTGCGTCCGGGTTCGAGGACGCCGAAGAGGTCGGGCACGGTGGTTTTGGTGCGGTGTATCGCTGCAGGCAGGTGGTGTTGGATCGCACGGTGGCGGTGAAGGTGCTGACCGCCGAGCTGGACGAGGACAACCAGGCGCGGTTCTTGCGCGAGCAGCGGGCGATGGGCCGGCTGACCGGGCATCCGAACATCGTGCCTGTGCTGCAGGTGGGTGTCACCGCGAGTGGGCGGCCGTATCTGGTGATGCCGTATTACCCGTTGGATTCGCTGGATGCGTGGATCCGCCGGCAGGGCCCGTTGCCGGTGGAGACCGTGTTGTGGATCGGGGTGAGGATCGCTGGTGCGCTCGAGAACGCGCACCAGTTCGGAATTGTGCATCGCGATGTGAAGCCGGGAAATATTCTGCTCACCGATTATGGCGAGCCGGCGTTGACCGATTTCGGTATCGCGCGCATCGCCGACGCATTCCAGACGAGTGCGGGCACCCTGACCGGGTCCCCGGCATTCACCGCACCCGAGGCACTCGACGGCGATACCCCCACACCGGCCGCTGATGTCTACGGGCTGGGTGCGACCCTGTTCGCCGCGCTCACCGGGCATGCCGCGTTCGAACGCGGCAGCGGTGAGCAGGTGGTGGCTCAGTTCCTGCGGATCACCAGCCAGCCGGTGCCGGATCTGCGGGAAAGCGGCATTCCCGATGACGTGTCGGCCGTGGTGGAATCGGCGATGAGCCGGGACCCGCGGCAGCGGCCGTCGGCGGCCGCGGTGGGCGAGGCCATCGGGCAGGTACAGCTGCGCCACGGATACCCGGTCGGTGAGATGGCGCTGCACGTGACACCGGCCCGCGGGCTGCTGGACCACCTGTCACCGATGCGGGTATCGGCCCCGTCGCCGAGGGCGGGAGGTCGCGGCAACACCGGCGATCTGCCGCTCGAGCTGACCAGTTTCGTCGACCGCCGCACCGAGACGTCGGAGGTGAAGAATCTGTTGTCCACCTCCCGGTTGGTGACGTTGACCGGGATCGGTGGTGTCGGTAAGACCCGGCTGGCGCTGCGGGCGGCGGCGCATGCTCGGCGCGATTTCGCCGATGGGGTGTGGGTAATCGAGCTGGCCGACGTGCGCGACCCGGCACTGCTGGTCGATGTCGTGGCGGCCACCCTGGGCCTGCTGGACCAGCCCGACCGGCCATTGCTCGACGTTCTGGTCCATTTCCTGAGCTCGCGGGAAATGCTGCTGGTGCTCGACAACTGCGAGCAAGTGGTGGAGGCCTCGGCGGAGCTGGTCGAGACGTTGCTGGTGACTTGTCCGAGTCTGCGGATTCTCGTCACCAGCCGCGAGCCGCTCGACATCGCCGGGGAAGTAATGGTGCGGGTGTTGCCGCTGCCGGTCCCGGATCCCGACCGGGAGCCGGCGTTGCGAGGACTGCCCAAATACGACGCTGTGACTTTGTTCGCTGACCGCGCCGCAGCCGTGGTGCCGGGCTTCGAACTCTCCGAGGACAACAAGACCACTGTGGCCCGGATCTGTTCCCGGCTGGACGGGTTGCCGCTGGCGATCGAACTCGCGGCGGCGCGGATGCGCGCCATGTCACCCGATCAGATCCTGCAGCGGCTCACCGACCGGTACGCGCTGCTCACTCGCAGTAGTCGCACCGCGCCGGCGCGGCAACAGACGCTGCGGTGGTGTATCGACTGGAGCTATGAGTTGTGCACGCCGGTCGAGCAGCGGATGTGGGCCCGGTTATCGGTGTTCGCCGGCGGCTTCGAGCTCGATGCCGCCGAGCAGGTATGCGGTGCCGACCTGGCGCCGGAGAATCTGCTCGATGTGCTGTCCGGACTGGTGGACAAGTCGATTGTGATCCGGGAGGTAGAGGTATCGGATGCAGCCGTGCGCTTTCGGATGTTCGAGACCGTGCGCGACTACGGGCGGGAGAAGCTGCAGGGGACCGACGAAGACCGGGATCTGCGTCGACGACACCGCGACTGGTACCAGCGATTGGCTACGGATGCGGAGGCGGGATGGATCAGCGACCGACAGCTCGACTTACTCGCTCGGCTCGAGCGCGAACAACCGAATCTCCGGGACGTGCTCGAGTCCTGCCTTGCCGACGACAGTGCGGAGGCCGCCGACGCCGGGCTGCGCATCGCCGCCGCACTATTTCTGTTCTGGAGCTTTCGGGGCCAGTACAGCGAAGGCCGGCGCTGGCTCGACCGTGTCCTCGCCCACCCCGCCGCACACTCGATACCCGATCGCGTCAAAGCACTGCATACCAGCACGATCATGGCGGCGGTACAGGGCGACCTGCGCCGCGCGGCCACCTTCGTGGAGCAGGCACGCGCGCTCGCCGGACAGGACCCCGCTCCCACAATCCAGGCGCTGGCCGCGTCCGCCGAGGGCGCCCTGGCAATGTATCGAGGTGAACTCGATCGGGCGGTATCCACGCTTCGACCCACCCTCGAGGTGTTCGAATCGAGCAGGCCCCGGTATCTGTATTTGGCTGCGTTGTCCCTCCTCGGTTGGGCATACGCAGGCCAGGGCGATACAAGGCGGGCGATCGAATATCACGAGCAAATACGTTCCATCACCGAAGCGTGCGGCGAATCGCTGTTTCGGTCGACAACGCTGTGGGGGATGGGCGTTATCACGTGGCAGCGAAGGGAGCCGTCCCACGCACAAGAGTTGCTGCTGGAATCGCTGCGAATCAACCGGCGCGTACACAGCTCGTTCGTCGCGGCGCTCGACCTCGAGGGGCTGGCCTGGACTGTCGCCGATGGCAATGGCGAGCGTGCGGCCGTTCTGATGGGTGCCGCGGAAAATCTGTTGCGGTCCACCGCCGGTGTCGCGACTTTTCTCCAGGATCTATCCCACTTTCACGACGAATCCGAGCGCACGGTGCGTCGCGCGCTCGGTGACCGCGGGTTCGATGCGGCCTTCCGGCGCGGCCAGGCCATGGGAATGGACGCTGCGGTGGCCTACGCCCTCGGGGAGGAACCGCCAACCGTCACGCCGCCCGCCGCAGGACTGAAATTGACCAAGCGTGAACGGCAGGTCGCCGATCTTGTCGCCCAAGGACTCACCAACAAGCAGATCGCCGCGAAACTGGTGCTCTCGCAACGCACCGCACAGGGCCACGTCGAACACATCCTGAGCAAACTCGGATTCACCTCCCGCACCCAGATCGCGGCCTGGATCGTCGACGAGACCCAGCAAGAGAGTTCTTGA
- a CDS encoding magnesium transporter CorA family protein, whose translation MDVRFISDGGVRAYPATDLKGLLDRPDGLVWVDVPTWDDQAAHALTDIFGFHPLAIRDSMNRNQVPKVHRYADHMFLVLHAPQSGAHGHVHYVELDQFIGDRYLVTVHGPLNPAIDQSTAMVEVAAVLGRLESGKLQPANAFELSHALLAALTARMRTYTAELTKDVWKLEQQVTAGHLGNPETFLDEMFRARHGLLTVRTMAALSHALYGRMVTIEAFGTGTGQQLLLDAVDQFEHLTVMADSQKDYLQGTIEFYQARTNTKMTIAAERLAVIAAITLPITALSSIIGMNLIVNERTQWIWLALALLVMLAISTYLLIWAKRKGWF comes from the coding sequence ATGGACGTCCGGTTCATCTCCGACGGCGGTGTGCGTGCATATCCGGCGACCGACCTGAAGGGCTTGCTCGACCGGCCCGACGGACTGGTCTGGGTGGACGTCCCGACCTGGGACGATCAAGCCGCCCACGCGTTGACCGACATCTTCGGATTTCATCCCCTCGCCATCCGGGACTCGATGAACCGCAACCAGGTGCCCAAAGTGCACCGGTACGCGGACCACATGTTCCTGGTGCTGCACGCACCGCAGTCGGGGGCGCACGGGCACGTGCATTACGTCGAACTCGACCAGTTCATCGGCGACCGTTACCTCGTGACGGTGCACGGACCGCTGAATCCGGCGATCGACCAGTCGACCGCGATGGTCGAGGTAGCTGCTGTGCTCGGCCGCCTGGAATCGGGCAAGCTCCAGCCCGCCAACGCATTCGAACTGTCCCACGCCCTGCTCGCCGCGCTGACCGCGCGAATGCGGACCTACACCGCCGAGCTGACCAAGGACGTCTGGAAACTCGAACAGCAAGTCACCGCCGGACATCTCGGCAATCCGGAAACCTTCCTCGACGAGATGTTCCGGGCCCGGCACGGCCTGCTGACGGTCCGCACCATGGCTGCGCTGAGCCACGCACTGTACGGCCGAATGGTCACCATCGAGGCGTTCGGCACCGGCACGGGGCAGCAGCTGCTGCTCGACGCAGTCGATCAGTTCGAGCACCTGACGGTGATGGCCGACAGCCAAAAGGATTACCTGCAGGGCACGATCGAGTTCTATCAGGCACGCACGAACACCAAGATGACCATCGCGGCCGAGCGGCTCGCCGTCATCGCCGCCATCACGCTGCCGATCACTGCCCTGTCGTCCATCATCGGCATGAACCTGATCGTGAACGAACGAACCCAATGGATCTGGCTGGCCCTGGCCCTGCTCGTGATGCTCGCGATATCGACGTACCTGCTCATCTGGGCGAAACGCAAAGGCTGGTTCTGA